From uncultured Draconibacterium sp.:
CGCCAGGCATTTGATGAAATACATTAGGCAGTGTAACAAATATCAATCCGGGACCTTCACTCGGTTCAATACCAAAGGCAAAAACAGCCGGAAATATAGCAATACCAGCCATTATTGCAATTACTGTATCGGCAACAGTTACATTTATTACGGTATTAATAAGGTTGTTATCTTTTCTAATGTATGAACCATAAGTAATAAGTGTACCCATTCCTAAACTTAGCGTAAAAAATGCATGACCCAATGCACTTAAAATACCATCAGCTGTAAGCTTCGAGAAATCGGGTTTAAACAAAAAGTTCAATCCTGCTTTTGCTCCTTCAAGTGAAACCGATTTTATACACAAAAAGATAAGTATAACCACCAGCAAAGGCATCAATATTTTTGTATACTTCTCAATCCCTTTCTGTATGCCAACAATTACAATTGCGGCACTGAGCACCATAAACACTAACTGGAGTAACACTGGTTTTACCGGCGATTCAATCAGATTATTAAATAAAGATGTAATCTGCTCCGGACTTTTGGCCGAAAAACCATCCTGAACAGAAAGAGCTATATACTGCAAACTCCATCCTGCTACTACTCCGTAAAAAGACAAAATCAAAAAAGCTGCTCCTACTCCTAAAATTCCAATGTATCGCCAGGGAGTGCCTGGTGCAAGAACTTTAAAGGCTCCAAAAGCATTTTTTTTAGAGCTTCTACCAATAATCAATTCCGATAACATAACCGGCAAACCAATAGCCACAATAAAAGCCAGATAAACAAACAAAAACGCTGCTCCCCCATATACACCGGCTATGTATGGAAATTTCCATATATTTCCTAAACCTACGGCCGAGCCGGCAGCAGCTGCAATAACACCAAATTTTGAGCTAAATGAATCACGGTTCCCCGAAGGAAGATTTGACATAGAAACTAATATTTAATAAATTTTTTGAGCCTTAAACTTACAACCTCAAACAGATTGCGCCCCAAAAATGCAAAAAAATTATTCAACACAAACAATCCGAATAAAAAAACGGGGAAGATTAAGTCTGGGTAAAAGTTAAAATGGATAACCAATTGCAAAAGAGAAAGTGAAATCATCACCGGTTAAACTCCGGTTGCCAATTATCCATCGTTGGCCCCGGGCAGCAGCAGGATCGCGAAGTTTCATTCCAATATCAGTACGAAGAATAAAATAGGACAAATCAAAGCGAAATCCAGTACCGGTTCCTACAGCAAACTGCTTATAAAACTTATTCAGCTTAAACTGGGCACCTTCCCTGTTATCATTCTGATTAATTGCCCAAATGTTGCCGGCATCAACAAAAAGAGCTCCTTCTAATGAGCCTAACAAA
This genomic window contains:
- a CDS encoding sodium-dependent transporter produces the protein MSNLPSGNRDSFSSKFGVIAAAAGSAVGLGNIWKFPYIAGVYGGAAFLFVYLAFIVAIGLPVMLSELIIGRSSKKNAFGAFKVLAPGTPWRYIGILGVGAAFLILSFYGVVAGWSLQYIALSVQDGFSAKSPEQITSLFNNLIESPVKPVLLQLVFMVLSAAIVIVGIQKGIEKYTKILMPLLVVILIFLCIKSVSLEGAKAGLNFLFKPDFSKLTADGILSALGHAFFTLSLGMGTLITYGSYIRKDNNLINTVINVTVADTVIAIMAGIAIFPAVFAFGIEPSEGPGLIFVTLPNVFHQMPGGYIFSIFFFVLLSVAALTSSISILEVVVAYFKEEFNMGRKASTVLATILIAILGVLCSLSMGVLSPYTFFGLNIFDLMDWISANLFLPIGGMFIALFIGWHFGRKKVQAEVAQGGTLSGAFLSIFMFLVKFIAPIAIAIVMLNKVGLLKF
- a CDS encoding BamA/TamA family outer membrane protein translates to LLGSLEGALFVDAGNIWAINQNDNREGAQFKLNKFYKQFAVGTGTGFRFDLSYFILRTDIGMKLRDPAAARGQRWIIGNRSLTGDDFTFSFAIGYPF